In one window of Nicotiana tabacum cultivar K326 chromosome 12, ASM71507v2, whole genome shotgun sequence DNA:
- the LOC107760351 gene encoding uncharacterized protein LOC107760351 has product MAIEENTSDSTNSLLDSTNPLYMHPSENAGSMLVLVVFDGSGYRSWRRGVLRALSMKNKVGFINGKCGKPDSKDPTFDQWEQCDNVVTSWILNFLSKDLADSLQYVNDAKELWEELEDRYDQTNGAKLYQRQKEINNLSQGTLDITGYYTKMKKL; this is encoded by the coding sequence ATGGCGATTGAAGAAAACACATCGGATTCCACCAATTCGCTGCTTGATTCAACTAATCCGCTTTACATGCATCCATCCGAAAACGCAGGTTCCATGCTTGTACTAGTAGTTTTTGATGGATCGGGGTATAGATCATGGAGGCGAGGAGTGCTTAGGGCTCTTTCTATGAAGAATAAAGTAGGCTTCATAAATGGTAAGTGTGGGAAACCAGACTCAAAAGACCCTACCTTTGATCAATGGGAACAGTGTGATAATGTAGTGACTTCGTGGATTTTGAACTTTCTATCGAAGGACTTAGCAGATAGCCTGCAGTATGTGAACGATGCCAAAGAGCTTTGGGAAGAATTGGAGGACAGGTATGATCAAACTAATGGGGCAAAACTATATCAGCGACAAAAAGAAATCAATAATTTGAGCCAAGGAACACTCGACATTACGGGATACTACACTAAGATGAAGAAGCTATGA